The Fusobacterium necrophorum subsp. necrophorum genome has a window encoding:
- a CDS encoding ABC transporter ATP-binding protein, with translation MEKTILEIQDLSAGYHQKHILKNLSFSLKENEILGIVGESGSGKSTLANAITYFADIYEGHILFRGKDICHPASEEKRNIRKHIQMIIQDSKTSFNPSMKIKEYIAEPLKNFYQLKKEEIRKKSIELLNMVGLEENILERYPKQLSGGQRQRIAITRALAIQADIIICDEITSALDVSIQKQIISLLKELGQKQKLSYIFISHDIALVSELCDRILIMYQGEIVETLKSSELKQAKHFHTKELLASVFKI, from the coding sequence ATGGAAAAAACAATCTTAGAAATTCAAGATTTAAGTGCGGGTTATCATCAAAAGCACATTTTAAAAAATCTGAGTTTTTCGCTGAAAGAAAATGAAATCTTAGGGATCGTTGGAGAAAGTGGGAGCGGAAAATCCACTCTTGCCAATGCAATTACCTATTTTGCGGATATTTACGAAGGGCATATTTTATTTCGAGGAAAAGATATATGCCATCCCGCCTCCGAGGAAAAAAGAAATATTCGAAAACATATCCAGATGATTATACAGGATTCCAAAACTTCTTTTAATCCTTCTATGAAAATAAAGGAGTATATTGCGGAGCCTCTAAAAAATTTCTATCAACTGAAGAAAGAAGAAATTCGAAAAAAAAGTATAGAATTATTGAATATGGTGGGATTGGAAGAAAACATCTTGGAACGATATCCAAAGCAACTGAGCGGAGGACAACGTCAAAGAATTGCCATTACAAGAGCCTTAGCCATTCAAGCGGATATTATTATCTGTGATGAAATTACCTCGGCTTTAGATGTCAGCATTCAGAAACAAATCATTTCTTTATTAAAAGAACTGGGACAAAAACAAAAACTCAGTTACATCTTTATCAGTCATGACATAGCTTTAGTTTCGGAATTGTGTGACCGTATTCTCATTATGTATCAGGGAGAAATTGTAGAAACTCTCAAATCTTCCGAATTAAAACAAGCCAAACACTTCCATACAAAAGAACTGTTAGCCTCTGTTTTTAAAATCTAA
- a CDS encoding ABC transporter ATP-binding protein, translated as MENVSISYGETSVVKNINFQLQRGEIISIVGESGSGKSTILNAIIGFLPEEGRIQSGEIYYEGKKITRLSQKEWRLLRGKKIGTIFQEPGSTLNPFQKIGKQFFESYRHVLGLPQKEAKDLMESMFSKVGLKNTEELIEKFPFQLSGGMNQRVSIALATSLGPNLLLADEPTSSLDATIQKNIIEEFLFLKKEFNMSILLVTHNLALAKYISDKILVLFQGNIVDFGAPEEILQSPKSKYTQTLLVDIPKIKE; from the coding sequence ATGGAAAATGTCTCCATCTCTTATGGAGAAACATCCGTGGTAAAAAATATCAATTTTCAATTACAAAGAGGAGAAATTATTTCCATTGTAGGAGAAAGCGGAAGTGGAAAATCCACGATTTTAAATGCTATTATTGGCTTTCTTCCGGAAGAGGGAAGAATACAAAGCGGTGAAATTTATTATGAAGGAAAAAAGATAACACGGCTTTCCCAAAAAGAGTGGCGACTTCTTCGTGGGAAAAAAATAGGAACTATTTTTCAAGAACCCGGAAGTACTCTAAATCCCTTTCAAAAAATCGGAAAACAATTTTTTGAAAGCTATCGTCATGTGCTTGGGCTTCCCCAAAAAGAAGCAAAGGACCTGATGGAAAGCATGTTTTCCAAAGTAGGACTGAAAAATACGGAAGAACTCATCGAAAAATTTCCATTTCAATTAAGCGGAGGAATGAATCAAAGGGTATCCATTGCTTTAGCGACCAGTTTGGGACCTAATTTATTATTGGCGGATGAACCCACTTCTTCCTTAGATGCCACCATTCAAAAAAATATTATCGAAGAGTTTTTATTCTTAAAGAAAGAATTCAATATGAGTATTCTTTTGGTCACTCACAACCTGGCCTTAGCAAAATATATCAGTGATAAAATATTGGTTCTTTTCCAAGGAAATATAGTAGATTTCGGGGCTCCCGAAGAGATTTTGCAATCTCCTAAAAGTAAATACACTCAAACATTATTGGTCGATATTCCAAAAATAAAGGAGTAA
- a CDS encoding ABC transporter permease — MKGKKIKYSNIIFFLFFILLCGIIFFPSFFSSIDPNYADVTVTLHGPSGKHWFGCDYLGRDIFTRVIYGMRSSTILAVIGVSIMLMTGTIIGMFCGYYSNPLSHLFMRIADMMLAFPGTVLSIAIVGVLGPGILNTLLAILIPGWAEFARVARALTIEQKENEYIKTAVLNGNTNFSILFRYILPNIMASLFVYTSSNIGNFILRLAMLSFLGLGLRPPRPELGLILSEAKDFMQIAPFYMFFPGLALFMIVFVFNSLSDFLRDRIERNR; from the coding sequence ATGAAAGGTAAAAAAATAAAATATTCTAACATTATTTTCTTCTTATTTTTTATTCTTTTATGTGGTATCATTTTCTTCCCTTCTTTCTTCAGCAGTATAGACCCTAATTATGCAGATGTAACGGTAACTTTACATGGTCCGAGCGGAAAACATTGGTTCGGTTGTGATTATTTAGGAAGAGACATTTTTACAAGAGTGATTTACGGAATGCGTTCTTCTACGATTTTGGCAGTCATTGGAGTTTCTATCATGTTGATGACAGGAACAATCATCGGAATGTTTTGCGGCTATTATTCCAATCCTCTTTCTCATCTTTTCATGAGAATTGCCGACATGATGTTAGCCTTTCCCGGAACGGTTCTAAGTATTGCTATCGTAGGGGTTTTAGGTCCCGGTATTTTGAATACCCTACTGGCGATTCTCATTCCGGGTTGGGCAGAATTTGCCAGAGTTGCCAGAGCTTTGACCATAGAGCAAAAAGAAAATGAATATATCAAAACAGCCGTTTTGAATGGAAATACAAATTTTTCTATCCTTTTCCGATATATTTTGCCGAATATCATGGCTTCTTTATTCGTTTATACCAGTTCAAATATAGGAAACTTCATTCTACGACTGGCAATGTTGAGTTTTTTGGGACTGGGATTAAGACCGCCCAGACCGGAACTGGGTTTAATCCTATCGGAAGCAAAAGATTTCATGCAGATTGCTCCCTTTTATATGTTTTTTCCGGGTCTGGCTCTTTTTATGATTGTATTTGTTTTCAACAGTTTAAGTGATTTTTTAAGAGATCGCATAGAAAGGAATCGATAA